The following coding sequences lie in one Anguilla anguilla isolate fAngAng1 chromosome 14, fAngAng1.pri, whole genome shotgun sequence genomic window:
- the ska1 gene encoding spindle and kinetochore-associated protein 1 yields the protein MMNSSDVVELTQQINDKISALRTILELRTIAKEKDKLNILVKIGKDIIAINGLLDTLEKHVFKQRDVLNGLKELEEFFQEDLRDGHHLRDNMPLHMPRKGLQTAKPSTQSQQDVAQQGREQNPQKKPSRTQIREMVYITTEEFESIPQYMKGRVTYTQLNVAVQSINAAVTGKYSILQQPLKSLTNATRKLHQRFKDEETKDTKGHFFVVEEDIREFTQLKVDKRFQGMLSMLRHCQRLRELRGAGHIRYVLL from the exons ATGATGAACTCCTCTGATGTTGTGGAACTTACCCAGCagataaatgacaaaatatctGCTCTCAGAACAATCTTGGAGCTACGCACAATTG CCAAAGAAAAGGACAAGCTTAATATTTTGGTGAAGATAGGAAAGGATATCATCGCCATAAACGGACTCCTTGATACGCTCgaaaagcatgtttttaaaCAACGAGACGTGCTGAACGGCTTGAAG GAGCTTGAGGAGTTCTTCCAGGAAGACTTGCGTGATGGACATCATCTCCGTGACAACATGCCCCTGCACATGCCAAGGAAGGGCCTTCAAACTGCCAA ACCTTCAACCCAGAGTCAGCAAGATGTGGCCCAGCAAGGCCGGGAGCAGAACCCGCAGAAGAAACCCTCTCGCACCCAGATCCGTGAAATGGTGTACATCACCACTGAGGAGTTCGAAAGCATTCCACA gtACATGAAGGGTCGTGTGACGTACACCCAACTCAACGTAGCGGTACAGAGCATCAACGCGGCCGTGACGGGGAAATACAGCATCTTGCAGCAGCCACTTAAGAGCCTGACTAACGCGACTCGCAAGCTTCACCAGCGCTTTAAAGACGAGGAGACCAAGGACACCAAGG GTCATTTCTTTGTGGTGGAGGAAGACATTCGGGAGTTCACACAGTTGAAAGTGGACAAGCGCTTCCAGGGCATGCTGAGTATGCTGCGGCACTGTCAGCGTCTGCGTGAGCTGCGTGGAGCTGGCCACATCCGCTACGTCCTGCTGTGA
- the tert gene encoding telomerase reverse transcriptase isoform X1 — protein sequence MVDCDLSRVLCILRSVYPVVLNIEEFSQSIVYKDGKKASLIEPSDSNYIKTLARRVFICTDKLLHQHVASSQQISTLSELLAFVVNCAKKKKRRNVLCLGYTLERRGADQLCLQGVITQNASFIIFNKLWKTVNERLGTDVTKYLLESCAVFATVPPSCLLQLCGVPFYSCVTMETHSTFQFVKSRSRLLPTLHRYRAGHVGGHTQKKSAGRASDRRRKRKRKRVLGKRNVIERKEDRENEGEAADIGPVPKRMRNQCEVNGQRAESCWKGAADQQEGGPYWRVGAFNPCSPSRTFICTRGLMYRGRGLTGFLRDRKQRGGAEGGKRLQGRDLVRLIFFDRAPRLGGQDGTTKKLPKRFHNMVATFDQFLLRHRRFSYVNLLQKTCPVAVGQAEDLSALLALHSSPFSVYCFVRQCLCWVVPKELWGSAHNRVHFLSRVKAFLSMGRFDRLSLSELVWKMRVKDCDWLKISKTGRIPASEHRYRERLLGRFLEWLLEGYVVGLVRAVFYVTESGSQKNILRFYRAKVWDRLQQLGFSKLLSKGQWEPLTAKQGTALQKSTVVSHLRCIPKQDGLRPIVRVMRKDAQARKFQASVKDLHDVLRVCVEERPSLLGATVFGVQDIHRVLGQFAAAQKDNPCPLYFVKMDVSGAYDSLPHDKLLEVVSEVLSPVLDEVFSIRCYAQVWANSSQTLRKVFRRQVQRTSGATTVVARKLDNTELSMKDFVMDLQRERKVHDAILVEQYLSSDIHGSDVLKFFKQMLSNYIIQFGKKMFRQCRGIPQGSVVSTLLCCLCYGHMENALLRPLLDGGGCLMRLVDDFLLITPDLGKAQTFLRTLQGGVAEYGCFINPQKVAVNFPLADGCSDVQVLPSRSLFPWCGLLVDTSTLDVYNDYSCYAGRSLRSTLTRGCIPHAGQQMKRKLLSILRLKCHALFLDLKMNSQKAVCQNVYKFVLLQAYRFHACVQNLPFGQKVNRNPPFFLLVIWEMAKCTSLLVRQNNRGVPLPVDLRYEAVQLMYCVSFLYVMSQHKGLYKCLLSRLRKCKVRLERKLRGLKLALVQRAFTPVIPEDFKLIKV from the exons ATGGTAGACTGCGACCTGTCTCGCGTGCTTTGTATTCTGCGATCAGTTTATCCTGTTGTGCTGAACATCGAGGAGTTTTCGCAAAGCATAGTGTACAAAGATGGAAAGAAAGCCTCTTTAATTGAGCCATCTGACAGCAACTACATCAAAACGTTAGCCAGAAGAGTGTTTATTTGTACAGACAAATTGCTGCACCAACACGTGGCAAGCAGCCAACAG ATTTCAACGCTGTCGGAGCTGCTGGCTTTTGTGGTGAACTGTgctaagaagaagaagaggagaaatGTTCTGTGCCTGGGGTACACACTGGAGCGCAGGGGAGCTGACCAGCTGTGCCTCCAGGGTGTTATCACGCAAAACGCCAGCTTCATCATCTTCAACAAGTTATGGAAGACTGTCAATGAACGACTGGGTACCGACGTCACCAAGTACCTGCTGGAGAGCTGCGCCGTGTTTGCGACGGTGCCTCCCTCCTGCCTATTACAGTTGTGCGGGGTGCCCTTCTATAGCTGCGTCACTATGGAAACTCATTCCACATTCCAGTTTGTCAAGAGCAGATCCAGGTTGCTGCCGACACTGCACAGGTACAGAGCAGGTCACGTCGGTGGTcacacacagaagaagagcGCTGGCAGGGCCTCTGATAGGAGGAGaaaaaggaagaggaaaagagTTCTGGGGAAACGGAATGTTATTGAACGGAAAGAGGATAGAGAGAACGAGGGGGAGGCTGCAGACATTGGGCCAGTTCCCAAACGGATGAGAAACCAGTGCGAGGTAAATGGACAGAGGGCCGAGAGCTGCTGGAAGGGGGCCGCTGACCAGCAGGAGGGGGGTCCTTACTGGAGGGTGGGAGCATTTAACCCCTGTTCCCCTTCCCGTACTTTCATTTGCACCCGTGGCCTGATgtacagggggcggggcctgacaGGCTTCCTGCGCGACAGGAAACAGAGGGGAGGAGCCGAGGGCGGGAAGCGCCTGCAGGGCCGAGACCTGGTGCGGCTCATCTTCTTCGACAGGGCGCCGCGCTTGGGCGGCCAAGACGGGACGACGAAAAAACTGCCCAAACGCTTCCACAACATGGTGGCCACTTTTGACCAGTTCCTCCTCCGGCACCGGAGGTTTTCTTACGTCAACCTTCTGCAAAAGACCTGCCCTGTGGCTGTCGGGCAAGCCGAGGACCTGAGCGCCCTCCTGGCTCTGCACTCTTCGCCCTTCAGCGTTTACTGCTTTGTCCGCCAGTGCCTCTGCTGGGTGGTTCCTAAGGAGCTCTGGGGCTCCGCCCACAACCgtgttcacttcctgtctcgcGTGAAGGCCTTCCTGTCCATGGGCAGGTTTGatcgcctctccctctctgaactGGTGTGGAAGATGAGGGTGAAGGACTGCGACTGGCTCAAGATCAGTAAAACTG GCCGCATTCCTGCAAGTGAGCACCGATACAGGGAGAGGCTGCTGGGTCGCTTTCTGGAATGGCTGCTGGAGGGGTACGTCGTGGGCCTGGTCCGGGCCGTGTTCTACGTCACGGAGAGCGGCAGCCAGAAGAACATCTTGCGCTTTTACAGGGCCAAGGtttgggacaggctccagcagcTGGGCTTCAG CAAGCTGCTTTCAAAAGGGCAGTGGGAACCCCTGACTGCCAAGCAGGGGACGGCACTCCAAAAATCCACGGTCGTGTCCCATCTACGCTGCATTCCCAAGCAGGACGGCCTGAGGCCTATCGTCAGGGTCATGAGGAAGGATGCGCAGGCACGG AAGTTCCAGGCCAGTGTTAAGGACCTGCATGATGTTCTGCGGGTGTGCGTTGAGGAGAGACCCTCCCTGCTGGGCGCCACGGTGTTTGGGGTTCAGGATATACACAGGGTCCTGGGTCAGTTTGCAGCTGCTCAGAAGGACAACCCCTGCCCCCTGTATTTCGTGAAG ATGGATGTGAGTGGGGCCTATGACAGCCTGCCCCATGACAAGCTGCTGGAGGTGGTGAGTGAGGTCCTGTCTCCGGTCCTGGATGAGGTGTTCTCAATCCGCTGCTACGCCCAGGTGTGGGCAAATTCCAGCCAGACTTTGAGGAAGGTCTTCCGCCGACAGGTGCAGCGGACCTCTGGAGCAACTACTGTTGTA GCAAGAAAGCTGGACAACACAGAGCTGTCCATGAAGGACTTTGTGATGGACCTTCAGAGGGAGCGAAAGGTTCACGATGCCATATTGGTGGAACAG TACTTATCATCGGATATTCATGGCAGTGACGTCCTGAAATTCTTCAAACAGATGCTCTCAAACTACATCATTCAGTTCGGAAAGAA AATGTTCCGGCAGTGCCGTGGGATCCCGCAGGGGTCGGTGGTGTCCACActgctgtgctgcctgtgctaCGGACACATGGAGAATGCTCTACTGAGACCCCTGCTGGACGGAGGAGG GTGCTTAATGAGGTTGGTTGACGATTTCCTGCTCATCACTCCTGATCTCGGCAAAGCGCAGACCTTCCTCAG GACTCTGCAGGGGGGTGTGGCCGAATACGGCTGTTTTATTAACCCTCAGAAGGTGGCGGTGAATTTCCCCCTGGCTGACGGCTGCTCGGATGTCCAGGTGCTTCCCTCCAGATCCTTGTTTCCGTGGTGTGGTCTTTTGGTGGACACCTCCACGCTGGACGTCTACAATGATTACTCCTG TTATGCTGGCCGATCGCTGCGCAGTACCTTGACACGTGGCTGTATCCCACATGCCGGGCAGCAGATGAAGAGGAAGCTCTTGTCGATCCTCAGACTGAAGTGCCACGCCCTTTTCCTTGACTTGAAG atgaactcccaGAAGGCCGTGTGTCAAAATGTTTACAAGTTTGTACTACTCCAGGCCTACAG ATTTCACGCATGCGTCCAGAATCTGCCCTTTGGTCAGAAGGTGAACAGGAACCCTCCCTTCTTTCTGCTTGTGATATGGGAGATGGCCAAGTGCACCAGCCTGCTTGTCAGGCAGAACAACCGCG GAGTACCCCTACCCGTGGACCTCCGCTATGAAGCAGTGCAGCTGATGTACTGTGTTTCCTTCCTCTATGTTATGTCCCAGCATAAGGGCCTCTACAAGTGCCTGCTCTCACGCCTTCGCaagt GCAAGGTCCGCTTGGAGAGGAAGCTGAGAGGCCTGAAACTGGCCCTTGTCCAACGTGCATTCACGCCTGTGATCCCCGAAGACTTCAAACTTATTAAGGTGTAG
- the tert gene encoding telomerase reverse transcriptase isoform X2 — MVDCDLSRVLCILRSVYPVVLNIEEFSQSIVYKDGKKASLIEPSDSNYIKTLARRVFICTDKLLHQHVASSQQISTLSELLAFVVNCAKKKKRRNVLCLGYTLERRGADQLCLQGVITQNASFIIFNKLWKTVNERLGTDVTKYLLESCAVFATVPPSCLLQLCGVPFYSCVTMETHSTFQFVKSRSRLLPTLHRYRAGHVGGHTQKKSAGRASDRRRKRKRKRVLGKRNVIERKEDRENEGEAADIGPVPKRMRNQCEVNGQRAESCWKGAADQQEGGPYWRVGAFNPCSPSRTFICTRGLMYRGRGLTGFLRDRKQRGGAEGGKRLQGRDLVRLIFFDRAPRLGGQDGTTKKLPKRFHNMVATFDQFLLRHRRFSYVNLLQKTCPVAVGQAEDLSALLALHSSPFSVYCFVRQCLCWVVPKELWGSAHNRVHFLSRVKAFLSMGRFDRLSLSELVWKMRVKDCDWLKISKTGRIPASEHRYRERLLGRFLEWLLEGYVVGLVRAVFYVTESGSQKNILRFYRAKVWDRLQQLGFSKLLSKGQWEPLTAKQGTALQKSTVVSHLRCIPKQDGLRPIVRVMRKDAQARKFQASVKDLHDVLRVCVEERPSLLGATVFGVQDIHRVLGQFAAAQKDNPCPLYFVKMDVSGAYDSLPHDKLLEVVSEVLSPVLDEVFSIRCYAQVWANSSQTLRKVFRRQARKLDNTELSMKDFVMDLQRERKVHDAILVEQYLSSDIHGSDVLKFFKQMLSNYIIQFGKKMFRQCRGIPQGSVVSTLLCCLCYGHMENALLRPLLDGGGCLMRLVDDFLLITPDLGKAQTFLRTLQGGVAEYGCFINPQKVAVNFPLADGCSDVQVLPSRSLFPWCGLLVDTSTLDVYNDYSCYAGRSLRSTLTRGCIPHAGQQMKRKLLSILRLKCHALFLDLKMNSQKAVCQNVYKFVLLQAYRFHACVQNLPFGQKVNRNPPFFLLVIWEMAKCTSLLVRQNNRGVPLPVDLRYEAVQLMYCVSFLYVMSQHKGLYKCLLSRLRKCKVRLERKLRGLKLALVQRAFTPVIPEDFKLIKV; from the exons ATGGTAGACTGCGACCTGTCTCGCGTGCTTTGTATTCTGCGATCAGTTTATCCTGTTGTGCTGAACATCGAGGAGTTTTCGCAAAGCATAGTGTACAAAGATGGAAAGAAAGCCTCTTTAATTGAGCCATCTGACAGCAACTACATCAAAACGTTAGCCAGAAGAGTGTTTATTTGTACAGACAAATTGCTGCACCAACACGTGGCAAGCAGCCAACAG ATTTCAACGCTGTCGGAGCTGCTGGCTTTTGTGGTGAACTGTgctaagaagaagaagaggagaaatGTTCTGTGCCTGGGGTACACACTGGAGCGCAGGGGAGCTGACCAGCTGTGCCTCCAGGGTGTTATCACGCAAAACGCCAGCTTCATCATCTTCAACAAGTTATGGAAGACTGTCAATGAACGACTGGGTACCGACGTCACCAAGTACCTGCTGGAGAGCTGCGCCGTGTTTGCGACGGTGCCTCCCTCCTGCCTATTACAGTTGTGCGGGGTGCCCTTCTATAGCTGCGTCACTATGGAAACTCATTCCACATTCCAGTTTGTCAAGAGCAGATCCAGGTTGCTGCCGACACTGCACAGGTACAGAGCAGGTCACGTCGGTGGTcacacacagaagaagagcGCTGGCAGGGCCTCTGATAGGAGGAGaaaaaggaagaggaaaagagTTCTGGGGAAACGGAATGTTATTGAACGGAAAGAGGATAGAGAGAACGAGGGGGAGGCTGCAGACATTGGGCCAGTTCCCAAACGGATGAGAAACCAGTGCGAGGTAAATGGACAGAGGGCCGAGAGCTGCTGGAAGGGGGCCGCTGACCAGCAGGAGGGGGGTCCTTACTGGAGGGTGGGAGCATTTAACCCCTGTTCCCCTTCCCGTACTTTCATTTGCACCCGTGGCCTGATgtacagggggcggggcctgacaGGCTTCCTGCGCGACAGGAAACAGAGGGGAGGAGCCGAGGGCGGGAAGCGCCTGCAGGGCCGAGACCTGGTGCGGCTCATCTTCTTCGACAGGGCGCCGCGCTTGGGCGGCCAAGACGGGACGACGAAAAAACTGCCCAAACGCTTCCACAACATGGTGGCCACTTTTGACCAGTTCCTCCTCCGGCACCGGAGGTTTTCTTACGTCAACCTTCTGCAAAAGACCTGCCCTGTGGCTGTCGGGCAAGCCGAGGACCTGAGCGCCCTCCTGGCTCTGCACTCTTCGCCCTTCAGCGTTTACTGCTTTGTCCGCCAGTGCCTCTGCTGGGTGGTTCCTAAGGAGCTCTGGGGCTCCGCCCACAACCgtgttcacttcctgtctcgcGTGAAGGCCTTCCTGTCCATGGGCAGGTTTGatcgcctctccctctctgaactGGTGTGGAAGATGAGGGTGAAGGACTGCGACTGGCTCAAGATCAGTAAAACTG GCCGCATTCCTGCAAGTGAGCACCGATACAGGGAGAGGCTGCTGGGTCGCTTTCTGGAATGGCTGCTGGAGGGGTACGTCGTGGGCCTGGTCCGGGCCGTGTTCTACGTCACGGAGAGCGGCAGCCAGAAGAACATCTTGCGCTTTTACAGGGCCAAGGtttgggacaggctccagcagcTGGGCTTCAG CAAGCTGCTTTCAAAAGGGCAGTGGGAACCCCTGACTGCCAAGCAGGGGACGGCACTCCAAAAATCCACGGTCGTGTCCCATCTACGCTGCATTCCCAAGCAGGACGGCCTGAGGCCTATCGTCAGGGTCATGAGGAAGGATGCGCAGGCACGG AAGTTCCAGGCCAGTGTTAAGGACCTGCATGATGTTCTGCGGGTGTGCGTTGAGGAGAGACCCTCCCTGCTGGGCGCCACGGTGTTTGGGGTTCAGGATATACACAGGGTCCTGGGTCAGTTTGCAGCTGCTCAGAAGGACAACCCCTGCCCCCTGTATTTCGTGAAG ATGGATGTGAGTGGGGCCTATGACAGCCTGCCCCATGACAAGCTGCTGGAGGTGGTGAGTGAGGTCCTGTCTCCGGTCCTGGATGAGGTGTTCTCAATCCGCTGCTACGCCCAGGTGTGGGCAAATTCCAGCCAGACTTTGAGGAAGGTCTTCCGCCGACAG GCAAGAAAGCTGGACAACACAGAGCTGTCCATGAAGGACTTTGTGATGGACCTTCAGAGGGAGCGAAAGGTTCACGATGCCATATTGGTGGAACAG TACTTATCATCGGATATTCATGGCAGTGACGTCCTGAAATTCTTCAAACAGATGCTCTCAAACTACATCATTCAGTTCGGAAAGAA AATGTTCCGGCAGTGCCGTGGGATCCCGCAGGGGTCGGTGGTGTCCACActgctgtgctgcctgtgctaCGGACACATGGAGAATGCTCTACTGAGACCCCTGCTGGACGGAGGAGG GTGCTTAATGAGGTTGGTTGACGATTTCCTGCTCATCACTCCTGATCTCGGCAAAGCGCAGACCTTCCTCAG GACTCTGCAGGGGGGTGTGGCCGAATACGGCTGTTTTATTAACCCTCAGAAGGTGGCGGTGAATTTCCCCCTGGCTGACGGCTGCTCGGATGTCCAGGTGCTTCCCTCCAGATCCTTGTTTCCGTGGTGTGGTCTTTTGGTGGACACCTCCACGCTGGACGTCTACAATGATTACTCCTG TTATGCTGGCCGATCGCTGCGCAGTACCTTGACACGTGGCTGTATCCCACATGCCGGGCAGCAGATGAAGAGGAAGCTCTTGTCGATCCTCAGACTGAAGTGCCACGCCCTTTTCCTTGACTTGAAG atgaactcccaGAAGGCCGTGTGTCAAAATGTTTACAAGTTTGTACTACTCCAGGCCTACAG ATTTCACGCATGCGTCCAGAATCTGCCCTTTGGTCAGAAGGTGAACAGGAACCCTCCCTTCTTTCTGCTTGTGATATGGGAGATGGCCAAGTGCACCAGCCTGCTTGTCAGGCAGAACAACCGCG GAGTACCCCTACCCGTGGACCTCCGCTATGAAGCAGTGCAGCTGATGTACTGTGTTTCCTTCCTCTATGTTATGTCCCAGCATAAGGGCCTCTACAAGTGCCTGCTCTCACGCCTTCGCaagt GCAAGGTCCGCTTGGAGAGGAAGCTGAGAGGCCTGAAACTGGCCCTTGTCCAACGTGCATTCACGCCTGTGATCCCCGAAGACTTCAAACTTATTAAGGTGTAG
- the tert gene encoding telomerase reverse transcriptase isoform X3 codes for MVDCDLSRVLCILRSVYPVVLNIEEFSQSIVYKDGKKASLIEPSDSNYIKTLARRVFICTDKLLHQHVASSQQISTLSELLAFVVNCAKKKKRRNVLCLGYTLERRGADQLCLQGVITQNASFIIFNKLWKTVNERLGTDVTKYLLESCAVFATVPPSCLLQLCGVPFYSCVTMETHSTFQFVKSRSRLLPTLHRYRAGHVGGHTQKKSAGRASDRRRKRKRKRVLGKRNVIERKEDRENEGEAADIGPVPKRMRNQCEVNGQRAESCWKGAADQQEGGPYWRVGAFNPCSPSRTFICTRGLMYRGRGLTGFLRDRKQRGGAEGGKRLQGRDLVRLIFFDRAPRLGGQDGTTKKLPKRFHNMVATFDQFLLRHRRFSYVNLLQKTCPVAVGQAEDLSALLALHSSPFSVYCFVRQCLCWVVPKELWGSAHNRVHFLSRVKAFLSMGRFDRLSLSELVWKMRVKDCDWLKISKTGRIPASEHRYRERLLGRFLEWLLEGYVVGLVRAVFYVTESGSQKNILRFYRAKVWDRLQQLGFSKLLSKGQWEPLTAKQGTALQKSTVVSHLRCIPKQDGLRPIVRVMRKDAQARKFQASVKDLHDVLRVCVEERPSLLGATVFGVQDIHRVLGQFAAAQKDNPCPLYFVKMDVSGAYDSLPHDKLLEVVSEVLSPVLDEVFSIRCYAQARKLDNTELSMKDFVMDLQRERKVHDAILVEQYLSSDIHGSDVLKFFKQMLSNYIIQFGKKMFRQCRGIPQGSVVSTLLCCLCYGHMENALLRPLLDGGGCLMRLVDDFLLITPDLGKAQTFLRTLQGGVAEYGCFINPQKVAVNFPLADGCSDVQVLPSRSLFPWCGLLVDTSTLDVYNDYSCYAGRSLRSTLTRGCIPHAGQQMKRKLLSILRLKCHALFLDLKMNSQKAVCQNVYKFVLLQAYRFHACVQNLPFGQKVNRNPPFFLLVIWEMAKCTSLLVRQNNRGVPLPVDLRYEAVQLMYCVSFLYVMSQHKGLYKCLLSRLRKCKVRLERKLRGLKLALVQRAFTPVIPEDFKLIKV; via the exons ATGGTAGACTGCGACCTGTCTCGCGTGCTTTGTATTCTGCGATCAGTTTATCCTGTTGTGCTGAACATCGAGGAGTTTTCGCAAAGCATAGTGTACAAAGATGGAAAGAAAGCCTCTTTAATTGAGCCATCTGACAGCAACTACATCAAAACGTTAGCCAGAAGAGTGTTTATTTGTACAGACAAATTGCTGCACCAACACGTGGCAAGCAGCCAACAG ATTTCAACGCTGTCGGAGCTGCTGGCTTTTGTGGTGAACTGTgctaagaagaagaagaggagaaatGTTCTGTGCCTGGGGTACACACTGGAGCGCAGGGGAGCTGACCAGCTGTGCCTCCAGGGTGTTATCACGCAAAACGCCAGCTTCATCATCTTCAACAAGTTATGGAAGACTGTCAATGAACGACTGGGTACCGACGTCACCAAGTACCTGCTGGAGAGCTGCGCCGTGTTTGCGACGGTGCCTCCCTCCTGCCTATTACAGTTGTGCGGGGTGCCCTTCTATAGCTGCGTCACTATGGAAACTCATTCCACATTCCAGTTTGTCAAGAGCAGATCCAGGTTGCTGCCGACACTGCACAGGTACAGAGCAGGTCACGTCGGTGGTcacacacagaagaagagcGCTGGCAGGGCCTCTGATAGGAGGAGaaaaaggaagaggaaaagagTTCTGGGGAAACGGAATGTTATTGAACGGAAAGAGGATAGAGAGAACGAGGGGGAGGCTGCAGACATTGGGCCAGTTCCCAAACGGATGAGAAACCAGTGCGAGGTAAATGGACAGAGGGCCGAGAGCTGCTGGAAGGGGGCCGCTGACCAGCAGGAGGGGGGTCCTTACTGGAGGGTGGGAGCATTTAACCCCTGTTCCCCTTCCCGTACTTTCATTTGCACCCGTGGCCTGATgtacagggggcggggcctgacaGGCTTCCTGCGCGACAGGAAACAGAGGGGAGGAGCCGAGGGCGGGAAGCGCCTGCAGGGCCGAGACCTGGTGCGGCTCATCTTCTTCGACAGGGCGCCGCGCTTGGGCGGCCAAGACGGGACGACGAAAAAACTGCCCAAACGCTTCCACAACATGGTGGCCACTTTTGACCAGTTCCTCCTCCGGCACCGGAGGTTTTCTTACGTCAACCTTCTGCAAAAGACCTGCCCTGTGGCTGTCGGGCAAGCCGAGGACCTGAGCGCCCTCCTGGCTCTGCACTCTTCGCCCTTCAGCGTTTACTGCTTTGTCCGCCAGTGCCTCTGCTGGGTGGTTCCTAAGGAGCTCTGGGGCTCCGCCCACAACCgtgttcacttcctgtctcgcGTGAAGGCCTTCCTGTCCATGGGCAGGTTTGatcgcctctccctctctgaactGGTGTGGAAGATGAGGGTGAAGGACTGCGACTGGCTCAAGATCAGTAAAACTG GCCGCATTCCTGCAAGTGAGCACCGATACAGGGAGAGGCTGCTGGGTCGCTTTCTGGAATGGCTGCTGGAGGGGTACGTCGTGGGCCTGGTCCGGGCCGTGTTCTACGTCACGGAGAGCGGCAGCCAGAAGAACATCTTGCGCTTTTACAGGGCCAAGGtttgggacaggctccagcagcTGGGCTTCAG CAAGCTGCTTTCAAAAGGGCAGTGGGAACCCCTGACTGCCAAGCAGGGGACGGCACTCCAAAAATCCACGGTCGTGTCCCATCTACGCTGCATTCCCAAGCAGGACGGCCTGAGGCCTATCGTCAGGGTCATGAGGAAGGATGCGCAGGCACGG AAGTTCCAGGCCAGTGTTAAGGACCTGCATGATGTTCTGCGGGTGTGCGTTGAGGAGAGACCCTCCCTGCTGGGCGCCACGGTGTTTGGGGTTCAGGATATACACAGGGTCCTGGGTCAGTTTGCAGCTGCTCAGAAGGACAACCCCTGCCCCCTGTATTTCGTGAAG ATGGATGTGAGTGGGGCCTATGACAGCCTGCCCCATGACAAGCTGCTGGAGGTGGTGAGTGAGGTCCTGTCTCCGGTCCTGGATGAGGTGTTCTCAATCCGCTGCTACGCCCAG GCAAGAAAGCTGGACAACACAGAGCTGTCCATGAAGGACTTTGTGATGGACCTTCAGAGGGAGCGAAAGGTTCACGATGCCATATTGGTGGAACAG TACTTATCATCGGATATTCATGGCAGTGACGTCCTGAAATTCTTCAAACAGATGCTCTCAAACTACATCATTCAGTTCGGAAAGAA AATGTTCCGGCAGTGCCGTGGGATCCCGCAGGGGTCGGTGGTGTCCACActgctgtgctgcctgtgctaCGGACACATGGAGAATGCTCTACTGAGACCCCTGCTGGACGGAGGAGG GTGCTTAATGAGGTTGGTTGACGATTTCCTGCTCATCACTCCTGATCTCGGCAAAGCGCAGACCTTCCTCAG GACTCTGCAGGGGGGTGTGGCCGAATACGGCTGTTTTATTAACCCTCAGAAGGTGGCGGTGAATTTCCCCCTGGCTGACGGCTGCTCGGATGTCCAGGTGCTTCCCTCCAGATCCTTGTTTCCGTGGTGTGGTCTTTTGGTGGACACCTCCACGCTGGACGTCTACAATGATTACTCCTG TTATGCTGGCCGATCGCTGCGCAGTACCTTGACACGTGGCTGTATCCCACATGCCGGGCAGCAGATGAAGAGGAAGCTCTTGTCGATCCTCAGACTGAAGTGCCACGCCCTTTTCCTTGACTTGAAG atgaactcccaGAAGGCCGTGTGTCAAAATGTTTACAAGTTTGTACTACTCCAGGCCTACAG ATTTCACGCATGCGTCCAGAATCTGCCCTTTGGTCAGAAGGTGAACAGGAACCCTCCCTTCTTTCTGCTTGTGATATGGGAGATGGCCAAGTGCACCAGCCTGCTTGTCAGGCAGAACAACCGCG GAGTACCCCTACCCGTGGACCTCCGCTATGAAGCAGTGCAGCTGATGTACTGTGTTTCCTTCCTCTATGTTATGTCCCAGCATAAGGGCCTCTACAAGTGCCTGCTCTCACGCCTTCGCaagt GCAAGGTCCGCTTGGAGAGGAAGCTGAGAGGCCTGAAACTGGCCCTTGTCCAACGTGCATTCACGCCTGTGATCCCCGAAGACTTCAAACTTATTAAGGTGTAG